In the Sandaracinus amylolyticus genome, CCGTCGGCGTTGTCGCCCCAGCACGACACCTCTCCGTCGGCGCGCACCGCGCACGCATGCGCATCGCCCACGTCGAGCTCGATCGTGCGGCTCGCGCCTTCGATGCGCCGCGGCATCGCATCGCCCGCGCCCCAGCACAGCACGTCGCCCTCGCGCGTCGACGCGCAGGTGCGATCCCCGCCCGCCGCGATGTCGACGAGCACGTCGCGCGCGCGCACCAGCACCGGCGCCGCGCGCTCCTCGGTGGTCCCGTCGCCGAGCTGACCGCGATCGTTGGCGCCCCAGCACCACGCCGCGCCCTCGACGTCGATCACGCAGGTGTGGTGCGCGCCCGCGTCGATCCCGATCGCGCCGCGGATGCCGCCCACCAGCGCCGCGCGCGAGCGCACCGTCGTGCTTCCGTCGCCGAGCTCGTGGAGATCGTTGGAGCCCCAACAATCGACGCTGCCGCTCTCGCGCAGCGCGCACGAGTGGGCCTCGCCGACGACCACCCACTCCGGCACGTCGCAGCCCTCCGCGTCGCATCCCCAGCGGCACGGCGCCTCGCACGCCGCGCCCTCCACCGCGCGCTGCGTCGACGTCGACTCGGGCGAGCCCTCCTCCTCGTCCCCGCCCTGCGCCGCCGCGATCCCACCACACCCCGAGAGCGCGAGCGCCCCCACGAACCACCAACCCCGTCCAACCATGGCGAGCCCTCATCGCAAGCTGGGCGCCAACTCGGAACGGCGGATAATTCGCGGAATTCGCTGAAGAATCAGGGGTCGCGATGGTGCATCGCGCGCACCTCCCGGTGCGGCGATGGGGCGCGGTGCGACGAGCCTCGTCGCACCTCGTCGCACGGTCCACGACGTGGTCTCACCGACCACGTCGTCCCCGCGGCCTGCCCATCAAGCCAGGCCGACGAACACCGCCTCGACGTCGTCGTCGTCGTCGATCGCGGCGAGGAACGCCTCGACCTCGGCGCGCTTCGTCTCGTCGTCGAGCGCGACCGGGTTCTTCGCCTTCCAGATCAGCTTCGCCGACGACACGGTCCAGCCGCGCTCACCGAGCGCCTTGCTCACCGCGTCGAGCTCGGTCGGCTCGGAGTAGAAGATCGTCCCGCCCTCGTCGGGCTCGAGATCCTGCGCGCCCGCTTCGATCGCGGCCTCCTCGGGATCTGCGCCCGCGGCCGGC is a window encoding:
- a CDS encoding RCC1 domain-containing protein; the encoded protein is MVGRGWWFVGALALSGCGGIAAAQGGDEEEGSPESTSTQRAVEGAACEAPCRWGCDAEGCDVPEWVVVGEAHSCALRESGSVDCWGSNDLHELGDGSTTVRSRAALVGGIRGAIGIDAGAHHTCVIDVEGAAWCWGANDRGQLGDGTTEERAAPVLVRARDVLVDIAAGGDRTCASTREGDVLCWGAGDAMPRRIEGASRTIELDVGDAHACAVRADGEVSCWGDNADGQLGDGTRVARADATPLGLHGMIAVRTGRAHTCAIDATTQAVCWGDNSAGQLGDGTREDRLEPSVQHRSVLTLGGDRTCGRVAFGDVACWGEGYGVDKALVPILDEASAVTIGARHGCAVHRIGTARCWGANEAGQIGDGTNEPRETPIDALPPS